From one Triticum urartu cultivar G1812 chromosome 3, Tu2.1, whole genome shotgun sequence genomic stretch:
- the LOC125545549 gene encoding noroxomaritidine/norcraugsodine reductase-like isoform X2 — protein MAAGGMSREERWSLAGATALVTGGSKGIGHAIVEELAGHGARVHTCSRSAAELEECRRRWEAKGLPVTVSVCDVSLRAHREQLVETAKQVFDGKLDILVNNAAQILAKPGVEWTSEEYSHLMATNLESCFHLSQLAHPLLLGASIAGGGSIVNISSLGGTLGFPGLAIYSMTKGGINQLTRSLATEWAQNKIRVNCVAPGATKSDMLNSLPPEIKETELARTPMRRAGEPEEVAAVVSFLCMPAASFVTGQVIAVDGGRTISA, from the exons atggcgGCCGGTGGCATGAGCAGGGAGGAGAGGTGGAGCCTGGCCGGCGCGACGGCGCTCGTCACCGGCGGCAGCAAAGGGATCGG CCACGCGATCGTGGAGGAGCTGGCGGGGCACGGGGCGCGGGTGCACACGTGCTCCCGGAGCGCGGCGGAGCTGGAGGAGTGCCGCCGCCGGTGGGAGGCCAAGGGGCTCCCGGTCACCGTCTCCGTCTGCGACGTCTCCCTGCGCGCCCACAGGGAGCAGCTCGTGGAGACGGCCAAGCAAGTCTTCGACGGCAAGCTCGACATACTG GTGAACAACGCGGCGCAGATTCTAGCCAAGCCGGGCGTGGAGTGGACATCGGAGGAGTACTCGCACCTCATGGCAACCAACCTAGAGTCGTGCTTCCACCTGAGCCAGCTCGCGCACCCCTTGCTCCTCGGGGCCTCCATCGCTGGAGGAGGGAGCATTGTCAACATATCCTCCCTTGGGGGCACACTTGGGTTCCCGGGCCTCGCAATTTACAGTATGACAAAAG GAGGAATTAACCAGCTTACAAGGAGCCTTGCTACCGAATGGGCCCAGAACAAGATCCGAGTGAATTGCGTCGCCCCGGGCgcgaccaagagtgacatgttaAACAGT CTTCCACCGGAAATTAAAGAGACCGAGTTGGCGAGGACTCCGATGCGGCGGGCAGGCGAGCCAGAGGAGGTGGCCGCAGTGGTGTCGTTCCTCTGCATGCCGGCGGCATCTTTCGTCACCGGCCAAGTCATCGCTGTCGATGGTGGTCGAACAATTAGTGCGTAG
- the LOC125545549 gene encoding noroxomaritidine/norcraugsodine reductase-like isoform X1: MMLGARGTCVSATHCHILPTLRVKRGNSPYLRRHSPTPQHRVPEHAHTRREREREREREREMAAGGMSREERWSLAGATALVTGGSKGIGHAIVEELAGHGARVHTCSRSAAELEECRRRWEAKGLPVTVSVCDVSLRAHREQLVETAKQVFDGKLDILVNNAAQILAKPGVEWTSEEYSHLMATNLESCFHLSQLAHPLLLGASIAGGGSIVNISSLGGTLGFPGLAIYSMTKGGINQLTRSLATEWAQNKIRVNCVAPGATKSDMLNSLPPEIKETELARTPMRRAGEPEEVAAVVSFLCMPAASFVTGQVIAVDGGRTISA; encoded by the exons ATGATGCTCGGTGCTCGTGGAACATGTGTTTCTGCCACACACTGCCACATACTGCCTACGCTACGTGTGAAGCGAGGTAACTCTCCCTACCTACGCCGCCACTCGCCCACTCCACAGCACAGAGTACCAGAACACGCGCACACacgcagagagagagagagagagagagagagagagagagagatggcgGCCGGTGGCATGAGCAGGGAGGAGAGGTGGAGCCTGGCCGGCGCGACGGCGCTCGTCACCGGCGGCAGCAAAGGGATCGG CCACGCGATCGTGGAGGAGCTGGCGGGGCACGGGGCGCGGGTGCACACGTGCTCCCGGAGCGCGGCGGAGCTGGAGGAGTGCCGCCGCCGGTGGGAGGCCAAGGGGCTCCCGGTCACCGTCTCCGTCTGCGACGTCTCCCTGCGCGCCCACAGGGAGCAGCTCGTGGAGACGGCCAAGCAAGTCTTCGACGGCAAGCTCGACATACTG GTGAACAACGCGGCGCAGATTCTAGCCAAGCCGGGCGTGGAGTGGACATCGGAGGAGTACTCGCACCTCATGGCAACCAACCTAGAGTCGTGCTTCCACCTGAGCCAGCTCGCGCACCCCTTGCTCCTCGGGGCCTCCATCGCTGGAGGAGGGAGCATTGTCAACATATCCTCCCTTGGGGGCACACTTGGGTTCCCGGGCCTCGCAATTTACAGTATGACAAAAG GAGGAATTAACCAGCTTACAAGGAGCCTTGCTACCGAATGGGCCCAGAACAAGATCCGAGTGAATTGCGTCGCCCCGGGCgcgaccaagagtgacatgttaAACAGT CTTCCACCGGAAATTAAAGAGACCGAGTTGGCGAGGACTCCGATGCGGCGGGCAGGCGAGCCAGAGGAGGTGGCCGCAGTGGTGTCGTTCCTCTGCATGCCGGCGGCATCTTTCGTCACCGGCCAAGTCATCGCTGTCGATGGTGGTCGAACAATTAGTGCGTAG